In the Enterococcus saigonensis genome, one interval contains:
- a CDS encoding nicotinate phosphoribosyltransferase has translation MQKLYPDDSLTLHTDLYQLNMMKTYWELGRADRHAVFECYFREMPFKTGYAIFAGLERFVRYLENLRFTESDIAYLREVTGYPEEFLDYLVDFKFSCTVRSALEGDLVFSNEPIVQIEGPLAQAQLIETALLNMVNFQTLIATKAARIKSVIGDDPLLEFGSRRAQEVDAAFWGTRAAFIGGADATSNVRAGKIFGIPASGTHAHSLVQSYGNDYDAFMAYAKTHKDCVFLVDTYDTLKLGVPAAIKVAKEMGDKINFLGVRIDSGDMAYISKKVREQLDEAGFTQAKVYASNDLDENTILSLKMQKAKIDVWGVGTKLITAYDQPALGAVYKLVSIEDDHGQMVDTIKLSSNAEKVTTPGKKQVWRINRNKDGKSEGDYITLWDEDPREEEEIFMFHPVHTFINKTVRDFSARPVLQEIFNKGKLVYELPDLNHIKAYAHECLDSLWDEYKRDLNPQQYPVDLSTDCWNHKMAIMEKVRKSVAAVTKEEGRF, from the coding sequence ATGCAAAAATTATATCCTGACGACAGCTTAACGCTGCATACAGATTTATATCAATTGAATATGATGAAGACATATTGGGAGTTGGGGCGCGCCGACCGTCACGCTGTTTTTGAGTGTTATTTTCGTGAGATGCCTTTTAAAACTGGCTATGCGATTTTTGCAGGCTTAGAGCGTTTTGTCCGCTATTTAGAAAACTTACGTTTTACGGAAAGTGATATCGCTTATTTAAGAGAAGTTACAGGTTATCCGGAAGAATTTTTAGATTATTTAGTGGATTTTAAATTTAGCTGTACCGTTCGTTCAGCCTTAGAAGGCGATTTGGTCTTTAGTAATGAACCAATCGTGCAAATTGAAGGGCCTTTAGCACAAGCACAGTTAATAGAAACAGCTTTATTAAATATGGTGAATTTTCAAACTTTAATCGCCACTAAAGCTGCACGCATTAAATCTGTTATTGGGGATGATCCTTTATTGGAATTTGGTTCTCGGCGGGCCCAAGAAGTTGATGCAGCTTTTTGGGGTACTCGCGCAGCTTTTATTGGGGGAGCGGATGCAACAAGCAACGTGCGAGCAGGTAAAATCTTTGGTATTCCTGCTAGTGGCACCCATGCTCACTCTTTAGTCCAATCTTATGGCAATGATTACGATGCGTTTATGGCTTATGCAAAAACACACAAAGATTGTGTATTTTTAGTAGATACTTATGATACTTTGAAACTAGGTGTGCCAGCGGCAATTAAAGTAGCCAAGGAAATGGGCGATAAGATTAATTTCTTAGGTGTTCGCATCGATTCAGGTGATATGGCCTACATTTCAAAAAAAGTTCGTGAACAATTGGATGAAGCAGGTTTTACTCAGGCTAAAGTTTATGCTTCAAATGACTTAGATGAAAATACTATTTTAAGTTTGAAAATGCAAAAAGCAAAAATTGATGTGTGGGGTGTAGGGACGAAATTAATCACGGCCTATGACCAACCGGCATTAGGTGCTGTTTATAAATTAGTTTCTATTGAAGATGATCACGGTCAAATGGTAGATACTATTAAACTTTCCTCAAATGCAGAAAAAGTAACAACGCCTGGTAAAAAACAAGTTTGGCGGATTAATCGAAATAAAGATGGCAAATCTGAAGGAGATTACATTACATTGTGGGATGAAGACCCACGGGAAGAAGAAGAAATCTTTATGTTTCATCCTGTGCATACGTTCATTAATAAAACTGTTCGTGATTTTAGTGCCCGGCCTGTATTACAAGAAATTTTTAATAAAGGCAAATTAGTCTATGAACTGCCAGATTTGAACCACATTAAAGCTTATGCCCATGAATGTCTAGATTCTTTATGGGATGAATACAAACGTGATTTGAACCCACAACAGTATCCAGTAGATTTATCAACGGATTGTTGGAACCACAAAATGGCGATTATGGAAAAGGTTCGTAAATCTGTTGCAGCTGTAACCAAAGAGGAGGGACGTTTTTAA
- a CDS encoding DUF1827 family protein — protein MKIIETPVNKNLNLETFYPNITKFVFGKTAIKYYKLYSADRIQIIYADTYDKIRLILINDRKKIRKEEVDTIIHRLLKVERHAVQVDVNIKQKMQDAGSKFSKPRKDIILVEYTVLEN, from the coding sequence ATGAAAATAATCGAAACGCCTGTAAATAAAAATTTAAACTTAGAAACATTTTATCCTAATATTACTAAATTTGTTTTTGGAAAAACGGCAATTAAGTATTATAAATTGTATTCTGCAGATCGCATACAAATTATTTATGCGGATACCTATGATAAAATTCGGTTAATTTTAATTAATGACCGCAAAAAAATTCGAAAAGAAGAAGTAGATACGATTATCCATCGCTTATTGAAAGTGGAACGGCACGCGGTTCAGGTAGATGTTAACATTAAACAAAAGATGCAAGATGCAGGTAGTAAATTTTCCAAGCCGCGCAAAGACATTATCTTAGTTGAGTATACTGTTTTGGAAAATTAA
- a CDS encoding MerR family transcriptional regulator, protein MYTINELAKLAKISTRTLRYYDQIGLLKAKRQKNTEYRYYDERAVDELQQILFFKSFGFTLTKIKDAMNLPQEKRLNLLEEQYHLLLTQQTQLTKMIQALSQTLVYYKGGNYMNDSEKFAAFKAEKIATNEAQYGQEIREKYGNEIVNAANDKWSHLTVEQYEQLQKAESDLFANLKILSQSETINLDSTIAQNVFNAHKTWLQIAAPFYNQNYHRSLADMYVEDQRFATYYNDRVASDIIGVMRDIIYHYTNDFLF, encoded by the coding sequence ATGTACACCATTAATGAATTAGCTAAACTTGCAAAGATTTCCACCCGCACACTACGGTATTACGATCAAATTGGCCTGCTAAAAGCAAAACGCCAGAAAAACACGGAATACCGCTATTATGATGAACGTGCAGTGGATGAATTACAGCAAATTTTATTTTTCAAAAGTTTCGGCTTTACTTTAACAAAAATTAAAGATGCAATGAATCTACCTCAAGAAAAGCGTTTAAACTTGCTGGAAGAACAATACCATCTTCTTTTGACGCAACAAACCCAGTTAACTAAAATGATTCAGGCTCTTTCTCAAACATTGGTTTATTACAAAGGAGGAAATTATATGAACGATAGCGAAAAATTTGCAGCGTTTAAAGCCGAAAAGATTGCAACCAATGAGGCACAATATGGTCAAGAAATCCGTGAAAAATATGGCAATGAAATAGTCAATGCTGCCAATGATAAATGGTCCCACCTTACAGTGGAACAATACGAGCAGTTACAAAAGGCAGAAAGTGATTTATTTGCTAATTTAAAAATTTTATCTCAATCTGAAACAATTAACCTGGACAGTACAATTGCCCAAAATGTTTTTAACGCTCATAAAACTTGGCTGCAAATTGCGGCCCCATTTTATAATCAAAACTATCACCGCAGTCTTGCCGACATGTATGTGGAAGATCAACGTTTTGCAACCTATTATAACGATCGTGTTGCGAGCGATATAATAGGTGTTATGCGAGATATCATTTATCATTATACAAATGACTTTCTTTTTTAA
- the groL gene encoding chaperonin GroEL (60 kDa chaperone family; promotes refolding of misfolded polypeptides especially under stressful conditions; forms two stacked rings of heptamers to form a barrel-shaped 14mer; ends can be capped by GroES; misfolded proteins enter the barrel where they are refolded when GroES binds) — protein sequence MAKDIKFAEDARAAMVRGVDKLADTVKVTLGPKGRNVVLEKSYGSPLITNDGVTIAKEIELEDHFENMGAKLVSEVASKTNDIAGDGTTTATVLTQAIVREGIKNVTAGANPLGIRRGIELATKTAVAQLHNISSIVDSKEAIAQVGAVSSGSELVGNYIADAMEKVGNDGVITIEESKGIETELDVVEGMQFDRGYLSQYMVTDNDKMEAVLDNPYILITDKKISNIQDILPLLEQILQQSKPLLIIADDVDGEALPTLVLNKIRGTFNVVAVKAPGFGDRRKAMLEDIAVLTGGTVITEDLGLELKDATIESLGQASKVVVDKDNTTIVEGAGEKDAIAARVQLIKNQIAETTSDFDREKLQERLAKLAGGVAVIKVGAPTETELKEMKLRIEDALNATRAAVEEGMVSGGGTALVNVIAQVAAIEAEGDIATGVKIVERALEEPVRQIAENAGYEGSVIIDKLKHAEIGMGFNAANGEWVNMVEAGIVDPTKVTRSALQNAASVAALLLTTEAVVADKPEPQAAPAAPGMDPAAMGGMM from the coding sequence ATGGCAAAAGATATTAAATTTGCAGAAGACGCACGGGCCGCTATGGTGCGTGGGGTAGATAAATTAGCTGATACAGTAAAAGTAACCTTAGGGCCTAAAGGTCGTAACGTTGTTTTGGAAAAATCATATGGTTCACCATTAATTACTAATGATGGTGTTACAATTGCAAAAGAAATTGAATTAGAAGATCATTTTGAAAACATGGGAGCAAAACTTGTTTCTGAAGTTGCGTCTAAAACAAATGATATTGCTGGTGACGGTACAACAACTGCAACAGTTCTAACACAAGCAATTGTTAGAGAAGGAATTAAAAACGTTACAGCAGGAGCTAATCCTCTAGGCATTCGTCGTGGAATTGAATTGGCTACAAAGACAGCAGTAGCACAATTACACAACATTTCTTCAATCGTTGACTCAAAAGAAGCCATTGCTCAAGTAGGTGCTGTTTCTTCAGGTAGCGAATTAGTAGGAAACTACATTGCTGATGCAATGGAAAAAGTTGGTAACGATGGGGTTATCACAATTGAAGAATCTAAAGGGATTGAAACCGAACTAGATGTTGTAGAAGGTATGCAATTTGATCGTGGTTACTTATCACAATATATGGTAACAGATAACGATAAAATGGAAGCTGTTCTAGATAACCCTTATATTTTAATTACGGATAAAAAAATCTCTAATATTCAAGATATCTTGCCGTTGTTAGAACAAATTTTACAACAATCAAAACCATTGTTAATTATTGCTGACGATGTTGATGGGGAAGCATTACCAACACTTGTTTTAAACAAAATCCGTGGTACTTTCAACGTTGTTGCAGTAAAAGCTCCAGGATTTGGTGATCGCCGCAAAGCAATGCTAGAAGATATCGCTGTTTTAACTGGTGGTACTGTCATCACAGAAGACTTAGGTCTTGAATTAAAAGATGCAACAATTGAAAGTTTAGGTCAAGCAAGCAAAGTGGTTGTGGATAAAGACAACACAACAATTGTTGAAGGCGCTGGTGAAAAAGATGCAATTGCAGCCCGTGTACAATTAATTAAAAACCAAATTGCCGAAACAACGTCTGATTTTGACCGTGAAAAATTACAAGAACGACTAGCAAAATTAGCTGGTGGTGTAGCTGTAATTAAAGTTGGTGCGCCAACTGAAACAGAATTAAAAGAAATGAAGTTACGTATTGAAGACGCCTTGAATGCGACTCGTGCCGCTGTTGAAGAAGGTATGGTTTCTGGTGGTGGTACTGCCTTAGTAAATGTGATTGCACAAGTTGCTGCCATTGAAGCAGAAGGCGATATTGCAACAGGCGTGAAAATTGTGGAACGTGCTTTAGAAGAACCAGTACGTCAGATTGCTGAAAATGCAGGATATGAAGGCTCTGTTATCATCGATAAATTAAAACATGCTGAAATCGGGATGGGCTTTAACGCTGCTAATGGCGAATGGGTAAACATGGTAGAAGCTGGTATCGTTGACCCAACTAAAGTAACACGCTCAGCATTGCAAAATGCTGCATCTGTTGCTGCTTTATTGTTAACGACTGAAGCTGTCGTTGCGGATAAACCAGAACCACAAGCAGCACCTGCTGCACCAGGAATGGATCCTGCTGCAATGGGCGGTATGATGTAA
- the groES gene encoding co-chaperone GroES, whose protein sequence is MLKPLGDRVIIEVAKEEEKSVGGIVLASAAQEKPQTGTVVAVGEGRFLENGEKAAIPVAVGDQVMFEKYAGSEVKYDGKEYLIVNGKDIIAIVE, encoded by the coding sequence GTGTTAAAACCATTAGGTGATCGCGTGATCATTGAAGTCGCAAAAGAAGAAGAAAAATCTGTAGGTGGAATCGTGTTAGCATCAGCTGCACAAGAAAAACCACAAACAGGTACAGTTGTTGCCGTTGGTGAAGGTCGCTTTTTAGAAAATGGTGAAAAAGCCGCAATCCCAGTTGCTGTGGGAGATCAAGTAATGTTTGAAAAATATGCTGGATCAGAAGTGAAGTATGACGGCAAAGAGTATTTAATCGTTAATGGTAAAGATATTATTGCTATTGTAGAGTAA
- a CDS encoding CPBP family intramembrane glutamic endopeptidase: MSQIKYSFLSVLCYALIFFIPDMIKLHNGTTLTASLSYLIGTGILIILYQKVRPLSFESKSVSPKKDLLISFIGILSIILLVGVGGYIETFFSFQNNFNRGLNMLDVLWQRPIFAMIATICGPIIEEFVFRRACIGFFSEYFSLRFAILFSATAFALVHVDSDIFIYFILGYVLSLLYVKSGSLKTAIISHCGSNILVLAIQVLRFAT, translated from the coding sequence ATGTCACAAATTAAGTACAGTTTTTTATCCGTTTTGTGTTATGCATTAATTTTTTTTATTCCTGATATGATCAAACTACACAATGGCACGACACTAACTGCCAGTTTATCTTATCTAATTGGTACGGGAATTTTAATCATTTTATATCAAAAAGTTCGTCCTTTATCTTTTGAAAGTAAAAGTGTTAGTCCTAAAAAAGACCTTCTCATTAGTTTTATTGGAATATTATCAATTATCTTACTAGTAGGTGTTGGGGGGTATATTGAAACTTTTTTTAGTTTTCAAAATAACTTCAATCGTGGTCTTAACATGCTAGATGTTTTATGGCAAAGACCAATTTTTGCAATGATTGCTACTATTTGCGGCCCAATTATAGAAGAGTTTGTTTTTCGCCGAGCTTGTATTGGTTTTTTTAGCGAATATTTTTCTTTGCGATTTGCAATTTTATTTAGTGCAACAGCTTTTGCGTTAGTCCATGTTGATAGTGATATCTTTATTTATTTCATTTTAGGATATGTTTTATCTTTACTTTATGTTAAGAGTGGTTCCTTAAAAACTGCTATTATTAGTCACTGCGGCTCTAATATTTTGGTTTTGGCTATTCAAGTACTACGTTTTGCAACTTAA
- a CDS encoding NAD(P)-dependent oxidoreductase, with the protein MKIGIIGATGHVGSHLVKAALADNHDVTAIVRSPEKLQVSVPVLKKDLFALTTTDLTAFDVVIDAFNAPLGKEELHQTSLLHLAKILSGTAVWLIVVGGASSLYLSAERSKRLLDTIPANSPIYPTASNMAQALAELKKVSNSTWTYVSPAANFIYKAPYTGKYQINKDILEKDSAGKSEVSMADYAKGIMDLIKHPQKNIHISIAGDSSNYSA; encoded by the coding sequence ATGAAAATTGGAATTATTGGTGCTACCGGGCACGTTGGCAGCCACCTTGTAAAAGCAGCATTAGCAGATAATCACGACGTTACTGCAATCGTTCGTAGCCCAGAAAAATTGCAAGTTTCGGTTCCAGTCTTAAAAAAAGATCTTTTTGCATTAACGACGACAGATTTGACTGCTTTTGATGTTGTTATTGATGCCTTTAATGCCCCGCTAGGAAAAGAAGAACTCCACCAAACAAGTTTGCTTCATTTAGCGAAAATTTTAAGTGGAACAGCAGTATGGTTGATCGTTGTCGGCGGCGCATCTTCTTTATATTTAAGCGCTGAACGCTCCAAACGCTTATTGGATACCATCCCAGCTAATTCGCCAATTTATCCAACTGCGTCAAATATGGCACAAGCATTGGCTGAATTAAAGAAAGTATCAAATAGTACTTGGACATATGTTTCACCTGCGGCTAATTTTATTTACAAAGCACCTTATACTGGTAAATATCAGATTAATAAAGATATCTTAGAAAAAGACTCTGCTGGAAAAAGTGAGGTCAGCATGGCGGATTACGCCAAAGGAATAATGGATTTAATCAAACACCCACAAAAGAATATTCATATAAGTATTGCTGGAGACAGCTCAAATTATTCAGCGTAA
- a CDS encoding MBL fold metallo-hydrolase, whose translation MVEAALKISVLASGSSGNSLYIESEKKRLLVDAGLSGKKITSLLAEVGKNPADLDAILVTHEHRDHIHGVGVLARKYGLDIYANEGTWQAMEGMLGKIDVAQKHIFEMGKVLTFGDMDVESFGVSHDAAAPQFYRFHKDGKSFVMLTDTGYCSDHVRGIIRDADAYLVESNHDLEMLRMGPYPWSLKQRILGDRGHLSNEDGALVMTDIIGDNTKRIYLGHLSKENNMKELAHLTMKNVLKEHDLGVDYNFKIYDTDPDQASELFAL comes from the coding sequence ATGGTAGAAGCTGCTTTAAAAATCAGTGTTTTAGCCAGTGGCAGTTCTGGTAATTCTTTGTATATTGAAAGTGAAAAAAAACGATTGCTGGTTGATGCCGGTCTTTCTGGCAAGAAAATTACATCATTGCTGGCAGAAGTTGGCAAAAATCCTGCTGACTTAGATGCAATCTTGGTAACGCATGAACATCGCGACCATATTCATGGAGTAGGTGTTTTGGCGCGGAAATACGGACTAGATATTTACGCCAATGAAGGAACTTGGCAAGCAATGGAAGGAATGCTGGGCAAAATTGATGTCGCACAAAAACACATTTTTGAAATGGGTAAAGTATTAACGTTCGGTGATATGGATGTTGAAAGTTTTGGTGTTTCCCATGATGCAGCTGCGCCACAATTTTATCGTTTTCATAAAGATGGCAAATCGTTTGTCATGCTGACAGATACAGGCTATTGTAGCGATCATGTCCGCGGAATTATTCGCGATGCAGACGCCTATTTAGTAGAAAGTAATCATGATTTGGAAATGTTACGAATGGGTCCTTATCCTTGGAGTTTAAAACAACGAATTTTAGGAGATCGGGGACATTTGTCAAATGAAGATGGTGCCTTGGTTATGACTGATATTATTGGGGATAACACCAAACGGATTTATTTGGGACATTTAAGTAAAGAAAACAACATGAAAGAGCTTGCCCATTTGACTATGAAAAATGTTTTAAAAGAACATGATCTAGGTGTAGATTATAACTTTAAAATTTATGATACAGATCCAGATCAAGCAAGTGAATTATTTGCGCTTTAA
- a CDS encoding two-component system regulatory protein YycI — MDFKKIEWIFFLAFLGVNIFLFNIYHATKNEEGNVSSTNQKIDIVQRLEADEISIKGELSSKVKEGYYLAAVPTNMADAVGSAKEKNGAAFNNGLNFSGENQSQFIYTPSTNFYIKDSKETKENVNSFLKDSSEVLFGQEYMYVPHESLTNPEYPEIICAQSFEGIPFYDDTSKMEIILEENDGLLRVSRYMQTHLSAIEKLREKMALYSEKDAVNTLYINNKLPAKSKILWRQLSYVMILQVRGKNVYVPAWLVAVGTGKNNIQIETVNAFTNRIITNNTLQKVENTN; from the coding sequence TTGGATTTTAAAAAAATCGAATGGATCTTCTTCTTAGCATTTCTTGGAGTGAATATCTTTTTATTCAACATTTACCATGCTACTAAAAATGAAGAAGGAAATGTTTCTAGTACAAATCAGAAAATCGACATTGTGCAACGTTTAGAAGCTGATGAAATTAGCATTAAAGGGGAATTATCTTCTAAGGTAAAAGAGGGATATTATTTAGCAGCAGTCCCCACCAATATGGCTGATGCTGTTGGTAGTGCAAAAGAAAAAAATGGTGCGGCATTTAACAATGGTTTGAATTTTTCAGGAGAAAATCAGAGTCAATTTATCTATACGCCAAGTACAAATTTTTACATTAAAGATAGTAAAGAGACCAAAGAAAATGTGAATTCTTTTTTGAAGGATTCAAGTGAAGTTTTATTTGGGCAAGAATATATGTATGTGCCTCATGAATCATTAACTAATCCAGAATATCCAGAAATTATTTGTGCGCAAAGTTTTGAAGGGATTCCCTTTTATGATGATACAAGTAAAATGGAAATAATTTTAGAAGAAAACGATGGCTTATTACGGGTTTCCCGTTATATGCAGACGCATTTATCTGCAATTGAAAAGCTTCGGGAAAAGATGGCGTTGTACAGTGAAAAAGATGCCGTCAATACACTTTACATCAATAATAAATTACCGGCAAAATCAAAAATTTTATGGCGTCAGTTGTCTTATGTAATGATCTTACAAGTTCGTGGCAAAAACGTTTATGTACCTGCATGGTTAGTAGCTGTGGGAACTGGAAAAAATAATATTCAAATTGAAACAGTTAATGCTTTTACTAATCGTATCATTACAAATAATACGTTACAAAAAGTGGAAAATACTAATTAA
- a CDS encoding YycH family regulatory protein — protein MKISERIIRIGLIFLIALSFYLSYMIWLSPTARSNLQTNKQAERVVSTTQNIRKATDIFLPLRLVWINGEGNIKQTSTDTIISDIQDLVNKASFGTPEKKSYDNDAAFFADVDIKNGVELSYFGPFLVKEYVEMFNLDLALDKLQDVHFTKAQIDFGSHQIRFVNMRRHQIVEVPITIDELKITQIVSQAAEKNWMQMNEENRISSMQYNTQTPVKLKRYSYIASNLSYTTFRDAFFTNPQDVKMNEETSNLVLYDGTENMSIQEDKQLIDFRGEIDLSGGEGDIYSQSFSYITRLGANLGNLRYFDRDKDEITYRIFVEGYPVFGDAYQGEVNLKVNSESKTDNGALPVQILSSMNAIQVPIPSDEVVELPPSHTIIENLAYMGVDQSLIQSLVIAYVRQDLSATSGVVDLVPMWYIRYDGNWYSYDSLIAKIQQEAGAD, from the coding sequence ATGAAAATATCCGAGCGTATTATTCGTATCGGCTTAATTTTTTTAATCGCATTAAGTTTTTATCTTTCTTATATGATTTGGTTAAGTCCGACTGCTCGTAGTAACTTACAAACCAATAAACAGGCTGAAAGAGTTGTAAGTACAACTCAAAATATTCGAAAAGCAACCGACATTTTTTTGCCATTGCGCCTAGTATGGATAAATGGCGAGGGAAACATTAAGCAAACCTCTACTGATACAATTATTAGTGATATTCAAGATTTAGTGAATAAAGCAAGTTTTGGTACCCCAGAAAAAAAGAGCTATGATAATGATGCAGCTTTCTTTGCAGATGTGGATATTAAAAATGGTGTTGAGCTTTCTTATTTTGGTCCATTTTTAGTGAAAGAATACGTGGAAATGTTCAATTTAGATTTAGCGCTGGATAAACTGCAAGATGTTCATTTTACCAAAGCTCAGATTGATTTTGGTAGCCATCAAATTCGGTTTGTCAATATGCGGCGTCATCAAATTGTAGAAGTACCAATAACCATTGATGAGTTGAAAATTACACAAATAGTAAGTCAAGCGGCTGAAAAGAATTGGATGCAAATGAATGAAGAAAATCGTATCAGTAGTATGCAATACAATACGCAAACTCCTGTTAAATTGAAACGGTATAGTTATATTGCCTCCAATTTATCTTATACAACCTTTCGTGACGCCTTTTTTACTAATCCGCAAGATGTAAAAATGAACGAAGAAACGAGTAATCTCGTATTGTATGACGGTACTGAAAATATGAGTATTCAAGAAGATAAGCAACTCATTGATTTTCGTGGTGAAATTGATTTAAGCGGTGGGGAAGGTGATATTTATTCGCAAAGTTTCAGCTATATTACCCGCCTTGGTGCCAACTTAGGAAACCTACGTTATTTTGATCGCGATAAAGATGAAATTACTTATCGCATTTTTGTCGAGGGTTATCCCGTATTTGGGGATGCCTATCAAGGAGAAGTCAATTTAAAGGTAAATAGCGAAAGCAAAACCGACAACGGTGCTTTGCCAGTCCAAATTCTATCAAGTATGAATGCCATTCAAGTACCGATTCCCTCAGATGAAGTTGTAGAATTGCCCCCTAGCCACACAATTATTGAAAATTTAGCTTATATGGGGGTAGATCAAAGTTTGATTCAATCGTTAGTCATTGCTTATGTACGTCAAGATTTATCTGCCACTAGCGGTGTCGTTGATTTAGTACCAATGTGGTATATTCGCTATGATGGTAATTGGTATTCCTATGATAGTCTAATAGCTAAAATTCAGCAAGAAGCGGGGGCGGATTAA